One window of Candidatus Polarisedimenticolia bacterium genomic DNA carries:
- the rnc gene encoding ribonuclease III, producing the protein MDRDAGWIVTTRPSREATPEIEERLGYRFRKRDLLRRALTHSSYAHEIAGGGLDNEPLEFLGDALLGCLISEQLFLAFPLRDEGHLSRFKASLVNAETLASKARRMGIGPHLLLGKTAEKVGARTKTSLLSDAFEAVVAAIYLDGGFEEARGFLDRQFAADIQKLVRSGLPDARDAKTHLQELLQARGHPTPRYQILKESGPAHRRNFLVGLTLEGKLLAQGRGRTRKAAEQAAARNVLRELASDSEEP; encoded by the coding sequence GTGGATCGAGATGCTGGGTGGATCGTGACGACCCGCCCCTCGCGGGAAGCTACGCCCGAGATCGAGGAGCGGCTCGGCTATCGCTTCCGCAAGCGCGACCTTCTCCGGCGCGCGCTGACCCATTCTTCCTACGCGCATGAGATCGCGGGCGGAGGGCTCGACAACGAGCCGCTGGAGTTCCTCGGCGACGCGCTCCTGGGCTGCCTGATCTCGGAACAGCTCTTCCTGGCCTTCCCGCTGCGGGACGAAGGGCACCTGTCGCGCTTCAAAGCCTCCCTCGTGAACGCCGAGACCCTGGCTTCCAAGGCGCGCCGGATGGGAATCGGGCCGCACCTGCTCCTCGGGAAGACGGCGGAGAAGGTCGGAGCGCGGACCAAGACCTCGCTCCTGTCCGACGCGTTTGAGGCGGTCGTCGCGGCGATCTATCTCGACGGCGGCTTCGAAGAGGCCCGCGGCTTCTTGGATCGCCAGTTCGCGGCCGACATCCAGAAGCTGGTCCGATCGGGCCTTCCCGACGCCCGCGACGCCAAGACCCATCTTCAGGAGCTTCTCCAGGCGCGCGGCCACCCGACCCCACGCTACCAGATTCTGAAGGAGAGCGGGCCGGCGCATCGGCGGAATTTTCTGGTGGGGCTCACGCTGGAAGGGAAGCTGCTCGCGCAAGGCCGTGGAAGGACCCGTAAGGCGGCAGAACAGGCAGCGGCGCGCAACGTCCTGCGGGAGCTCGCTTCCGACTCCGAGGAGCCCTGA